The window TCGAATTCGATGTAGAGTAACGCTGTGTTTGGATATCGTAACTTGGCGTCAATAACCTCAGTGAAGCTCTGCAGCGTCATCGTGTCGCCGATCTTCGCGCTGTTGGCGTCAGAGGTAATCTTACGCAGGCGGATTGTCCAGGTGCTGCCAGCCTGCGGTAAATCGATGCGGTGGCTGCGCTCATAACCAGACGTCGTTTTTCCGGTCACGCTGGTATTGAGTACCGTCTGCCATGTGCCGCCGTCCGTCTGCAGGTCAATCGCATAATTGACCGAGTAACCCACCAGATCTCCGTCGTCCTCCTGTTTGAAAAGCGAGGGCCATTTCAGACGCAGGCGAACTGCTGAAAGCTGCGTATTGGTAAACGTGCGCGTCCAAGCTGTAGCGCTTGATACCTCAGTTCCCACGCTGATTTCGTTTTCGGTACCGGGAATACCCTGAATATATTTTTGCGCCTGCGTTCCCGCGCGAAACTCCCACGTCACGCCGCTGAAGTTTTGGGAACCGTCGGCATTCTCCAGCGCCGTTCCGTCCAGGTAGATATCTTTGCCGGTTAGCTGCCCTGCAAACTCCCCTTCACCAAGCGCAACTAGGATTTTTGCCTTCGCTACAGATTGCAGATCATCAGGCTGTTCGGTAGGGGTTCGGGAACTTGAGCTGCCGCCCTTGCGGCCCTTTAACACTTTTTCTGTAGCCATATTGCGCCCATAAAAAAAGCCACCCGAAGGTGGCCAGAAAAAAAGGTTAGTTATCTACTGCTGATCTTCGACATAAATTCCGGCAGAAATAATTGCCCCGCCGATTCTCCGGCGACCGTACAGGAGCGGTACTGGATAACCCTGCGCTGCTGTGTTGGTTACTCCACCGAATGCGTAGGATGCACGGTTATCAGCACTTTGTTTGCTGGCCAGACCTGCAGGTTGAGGGGATAGCATTTGGACAACCCCTCCCAGCATCATGGCTGCACCAAATTTCGCAGCCCCGTACCCCACCGCTGATAGAGTGCCGCCTGAGAAATAGCCAATGGCTACCCCAACAACGACGAGCACGGCGCCAAGAATTGTCTGTAATACCCCCGCTTTTTTACTTCCGATTACAACCGGGACAATTCGAATAACTTCACCGGTTACCGGAAAACCAAAATCATCCTTTCCGATATTTTTTTTATCTTTAAAGACGGCGTAGGTCAGGCCCCTTGCTTTGCTGGTTATCAAAAATTTCTCCAGCCCGTCTATTGTTTTTGTAAGAGAGTTGATCGCCTCTGAGGTTGTTCTTATTAGGCGATGGTGAACCTTCCCGTAGGTTTTACCCAAAACACCGCCGAGCTCAATTCTGGTCATAACCTCTGACATTTTCATTCTCCATAAAAAAGCCACCCGAAGGTGGCTTAGATTATTTTTGGATTTTTCAAAGACATGATCTGGCGGCCGTAGCCCAGTGGTCATTCCATCCTTTCGCGACGGCATAAACCTTTATATCGCTTCCGCCTGTCGCTGATTTATCGATATTCACTACTGAAAGAGCACC of the Citrobacter freundii genome contains:
- a CDS encoding tail assembly protein, with amino-acid sequence MSEVMTRIELGGVLGKTYGKVHHRLIRTTSEAINSLTKTIDGLEKFLITSKARGLTYAVFKDKKNIGKDDFGFPVTGEVIRIVPVVIGSKKAGVLQTILGAVLVVVGVAIGYFSGGTLSAVGYGAAKFGAAMMLGGVVQMLSPQPAGLASKQSADNRASYAFGGVTNTAAQGYPVPLLYGRRRIGGAIISAGIYVEDQQ